Proteins found in one Sphaeramia orbicularis chromosome 8, fSphaOr1.1, whole genome shotgun sequence genomic segment:
- the tedc2 gene encoding uncharacterized protein tedc2 isoform X2 has translation MSLLITVENAIKSHKSDQAEINDSIQLYKEVLQTLAPQPKKTSKIESAGDTSPDTDTSPVEKEDLELLEEALEKALRVRSGLEPSRKHSSSNKKSGHQNELGATGVTSKEARQASGVCRGNPTSSRSTSKSATVGRKEDRKCSRSVSSTVGLRPVDCHKTGLLKAIKNRNTIQDHFVSSTGIVQASDQRRPTSTFQSKIKTVRSAVLSSKDLGKAAPSSHNLVSFSKLEEFGAHSLPQQNGLPSGKTPQWKYLKTKQNRLWDKVVAVQTKPASGRGLFMERMRATFPMNWPCGSPEKIRILVDRLTHQGQDFTENSHTKDLETKQTSAAGRALGGQKNNNDSRLTPETSQMTAADIKNMADQLKQEWEAWDRWRPDQGCLCSTGANSEWQNGIMEPLPLTISYTTESELLELEKLRMKVALLQQEIFLEQGLLAAVTPQLSSSIHGCANPSLLRDMYSLLGEGGERFPAIVLDSELDH, from the exons ATGTCACTGCTCATCACGGTTGAAAACGCTATTAAGTCACATAAATCAGATCAAGCCGAGATAAATGACTCCATCCAACTCTACAAAGAAGTGTTACAGACATT AGCCCCTCAACCGAAGAAAACCTCCAAGATTGAATCAGCAGGTGATACATCCCCAG ACACAGATACTTCACCTGTGGAGAAAGAAGATCTAGAATTGCTTGAGGAAGCCCTGGAAAAAGCACTTAGAGTTCGCAGTGGTTTAGAACCTTCAAGAAAACATTCCAGCAGTAACAAAAAATCTGGACATCAAAATGAACTAGGCGCTACAGGTGTCACATCCAAAGAAGCAAGACAGGCATCTGGAGTTTGTAGAGGAAATCCAACAAGCAGTAGGTCAACGTCTAAATCTGCCACTGTTGGCAGAAAAGAGGACCGAAAGTGTTCAAGGTCAGTTTCCTCCACAGTGGGGCTCAGACCCGTGGATTGCCACAAAACTGGACTGTTGAAAGCcataaaaaatagaaacacaaTTCAGGACCATTTTGTGTCATCAACTGGGATTGTGCAGGCTTCTGATCAGCGTAGACCCACATCAACCTTCCAGTCTAAAATCAAGACAGTCAGAAGTGCTGTGCTGAGTAGTAAAGACCTGGGCAAAGCTGCACCTTCTTCACATAATTTGGTTTCTTTTTCAAAACTAGAGGAGTTTGGAGCTCATAGTCTGCCTCAACAGAATGG GCTACCTTCTGGCAAGACACCACAATGGAAATATTTAAAGACCAAGCAAAACAG gttgtggGACAAAGTGGTTGCAGTACAAACAAAACCTGCATCTGGGAGGGGTCTGTTTATGGAGAGAATGAGAGCTACG TTTCCCATGAACTGGCCATGTGGTAGCCCAGAAAAGATCCGCATTCTGGTGGACAGGCTGACTCACCAAGGGCAAGACTTTACGGAAAACAGCCACACAAAGGATCTCGAAACCAAACAGACCTCAGCAGCAGGCAGAGCACTGG GTggtcagaaaaataataatgattcCCGTCTAACACCTGAGACATCTCAAATGACAGCAGCAGACATTAAGAACATGGCAGACCAGCTGAAACAAG AGTGGGAAGCATGGGATCGATGGAGGCCAGACCAGGGTTGTCTTTGCTCCACTGGGGCAAATAGTGAGTGGCAAAATGGGATAATGGAACCCCTGCCTCTAACTATATCCTACACGACAGAATCAGAGCTCCTTGAGCTGGAGAAGCTGAGGATGAAGGTAGCACTGCTGCAACAGGAGATTTTTCTAGAACAG GGTCTGTTGGCTGCTGTGACCCCACAGCTCTCCTCCAGTATACATGGATGTGCAAACCCCAGTCTGCTAAGAGACATGTACTCACTACTGGGAGAAGGAGGGGAGCGTTTCCCTGCAATAGTCCTAGACTCTGAACTTGACCACTGA
- the tedc2 gene encoding uncharacterized protein tedc2 isoform X1, protein MSLLITVENAIKSHKSDQAEINDSIQLYKEVLQTLAPQPKKTSKIESAGDTSPDTDTSPVEKEDLELLEEALEKALRVRSGLEPSRKHSSSNKKSGHQNELGATGVTSKEARQASGVCRGNPTSSRSTSKSATVGRKEDRKCSRSVSSTVGLRPVDCHKTGLLKAIKNRNTIQDHFVSSTGIVQASDQRRPTSTFQSKIKTVRSAVLSSKDLGKAAPSSHNLVSFSKLEEFGAHSLPQQNGRLPSGKTPQWKYLKTKQNRLWDKVVAVQTKPASGRGLFMERMRATFPMNWPCGSPEKIRILVDRLTHQGQDFTENSHTKDLETKQTSAAGRALGGQKNNNDSRLTPETSQMTAADIKNMADQLKQEWEAWDRWRPDQGCLCSTGANSEWQNGIMEPLPLTISYTTESELLELEKLRMKVALLQQEIFLEQGLLAAVTPQLSSSIHGCANPSLLRDMYSLLGEGGERFPAIVLDSELDH, encoded by the exons ATGTCACTGCTCATCACGGTTGAAAACGCTATTAAGTCACATAAATCAGATCAAGCCGAGATAAATGACTCCATCCAACTCTACAAAGAAGTGTTACAGACATT AGCCCCTCAACCGAAGAAAACCTCCAAGATTGAATCAGCAGGTGATACATCCCCAG ACACAGATACTTCACCTGTGGAGAAAGAAGATCTAGAATTGCTTGAGGAAGCCCTGGAAAAAGCACTTAGAGTTCGCAGTGGTTTAGAACCTTCAAGAAAACATTCCAGCAGTAACAAAAAATCTGGACATCAAAATGAACTAGGCGCTACAGGTGTCACATCCAAAGAAGCAAGACAGGCATCTGGAGTTTGTAGAGGAAATCCAACAAGCAGTAGGTCAACGTCTAAATCTGCCACTGTTGGCAGAAAAGAGGACCGAAAGTGTTCAAGGTCAGTTTCCTCCACAGTGGGGCTCAGACCCGTGGATTGCCACAAAACTGGACTGTTGAAAGCcataaaaaatagaaacacaaTTCAGGACCATTTTGTGTCATCAACTGGGATTGTGCAGGCTTCTGATCAGCGTAGACCCACATCAACCTTCCAGTCTAAAATCAAGACAGTCAGAAGTGCTGTGCTGAGTAGTAAAGACCTGGGCAAAGCTGCACCTTCTTCACATAATTTGGTTTCTTTTTCAAAACTAGAGGAGTTTGGAGCTCATAGTCTGCCTCAACAGAATGG TAGGCTACCTTCTGGCAAGACACCACAATGGAAATATTTAAAGACCAAGCAAAACAG gttgtggGACAAAGTGGTTGCAGTACAAACAAAACCTGCATCTGGGAGGGGTCTGTTTATGGAGAGAATGAGAGCTACG TTTCCCATGAACTGGCCATGTGGTAGCCCAGAAAAGATCCGCATTCTGGTGGACAGGCTGACTCACCAAGGGCAAGACTTTACGGAAAACAGCCACACAAAGGATCTCGAAACCAAACAGACCTCAGCAGCAGGCAGAGCACTGG GTggtcagaaaaataataatgattcCCGTCTAACACCTGAGACATCTCAAATGACAGCAGCAGACATTAAGAACATGGCAGACCAGCTGAAACAAG AGTGGGAAGCATGGGATCGATGGAGGCCAGACCAGGGTTGTCTTTGCTCCACTGGGGCAAATAGTGAGTGGCAAAATGGGATAATGGAACCCCTGCCTCTAACTATATCCTACACGACAGAATCAGAGCTCCTTGAGCTGGAGAAGCTGAGGATGAAGGTAGCACTGCTGCAACAGGAGATTTTTCTAGAACAG GGTCTGTTGGCTGCTGTGACCCCACAGCTCTCCTCCAGTATACATGGATGTGCAAACCCCAGTCTGCTAAGAGACATGTACTCACTACTGGGAGAAGGAGGGGAGCGTTTCCCTGCAATAGTCCTAGACTCTGAACTTGACCACTGA
- the hmox2b gene encoding heme oxygenase 2: MESDASVSNGAGPVQEAKEETLSPEDLSEMLAEGTKEVHEKAENTQFVKDFLRGRIRRELFKLGSVALYYTYTAMEEEIERNKDHPHFAPLYFPVELHRHEALARDLEYFYGPDWQNQISCSQATQHYVDRIHQVGLEDPVLLVAHAYTRYMGDLSGGQVLKKVAQRAMKLPPTGEGLEFYHFDGIHSAKAFKQLYRSRMNELELDMETKKRLVEEAVKAFHFNMEVFQELEEMGKNIQEDVLDAGMPVHGAMGGDINKCPYYAAKMAASGGTAYACQLTMALLRHPTGQVLFATWFAALAGLAAWYLM, from the exons ATGGAGTCCGATGCAAGTGTATCCAATGGCGCAGGGCCTGTGCAGGAGGCAAAAGAAGAGACCCTCAG TCCTGAAGATCTGTCTGAGATGCTTGCAGAAGGGACCAAAGAGGTTCATGAAAAGGCTGAGAATACCCAATTTGTGAAAGATTTCCTCAGGGGACGGATCCGCAGAGAGCTATTTAAG CTTGGTTCTGTAGCACTCTACTACACTTACACAGCCATGGAGGAGGAGATTGAGAGGAACAAGGACCATCCACACTTCGCACCGCTTTATTTTCCTGTAGAGTTGCACCGTCATGAAGCTCTGGCTCGTGACCTTGAGTACTTCTACGGTCCTGACTGGCAGAACCAGATCAGCTGTTCCCAGGCCACTCAACACTATGTAGACCGTATCCACCAAGTAGGGCTGGAGGATCCAGTGCTGCTGGTTGCCCATGCCTACACTCGCTACATGGGAGACCTTTCAGGAGGTCAGGTCTTGAAGAAGGTGGCACAGAGGGCCATGAAACTCCCTCCTACAGGAGAGGGTCTAGAATTCTATCATTTTGATGGTATTCACAGTGCCAAAGCATTCAAGCAGCTTTACCGCAGTCGGATGAATGAGTTGGAACTGGACATGGAAACGAAGAAAAGGCTGGTGGAGGAGGCTGTAAAGGCCTTCCACTTCAACATGGAG GTGTTTCAGGAGTTGGAAGAGATGGGGAAAAATATTCAAGAAGATGTTTTAGATGCTGGTATGCCCGTCCATGGAGCGATGGGTGGAGACATCAACAAATGCCCCTACTATGCTGCCAAAATGG CGGCATCGGGTGGAACAGCGTACGCCTGTCAACTCACCATGGCTTTACTCCGACACCCAACAGGACAAGTTCTATTTGCTACTTGGTTTGCTGCTTTGGCTGGATTGGCGGCGTGGTATCTGATGTGA